Genomic segment of Bartonella bacilliformis KC583:
AGTTGTTAAAGTTGGTGAAGAAATTGAGATTGTAGGGATACGTCCAACGTCTAAGACGACGGTTACTGGTGTTGAGATGTTTCGCAAGCTTTTGGATCAAGGTCAAGCCGGTGATAATATTGGTGCATTGCTTCGTGGTATTGACCGTGAGGGGATTGAGCGTGGTCAGGTTTTAGCGAAACCTGGTTCCGTGACTCCGCATACCAAATTTAAAGCGGAAGCTTATATTTTGACGAAAGACGAAGGGGGACGTCATACGCCGTTTTTTACGAATTATCGTCCTCAGTTTTATTTTCGTACGACAGATGTGACAGGGATTGTTACGCTTCCTGAAGGAACAGAAATGGTTATGCCTGGTGATAATGTTGCGATGGATGTATCTTTGATTGTTCCTATTGCCATGGAAGAGAAGCTTCGTTTTGCGATCCGTGAAGGGGGGCGTACTGTTGGGGCTGGTATCGTTTCTAAAATCATCGAGTAATTAGAATAATTGTTTAGGAGCGCCTTTATTTTTTTTAAGGCATTTCGCATAACAGGGAAATGAAGAGCATGAATGGTCAGAATATCCGCATTCGCTTAGAAGCGTTTGATCATCGGATTCTTGACGTGTCAACACAAGAGATTGTGTCGACCGCCAAGCGTACTGGCGCCAATGTCCGTGGTCCTATTCCGCTTCCAACGCGGATTGAGAAGTTTACGGTCAATCGTGGGCCACATATTGATAAGAAGAGTCGTGAGCAATTTGAGATGCGCACTCATAAGCGTCTTCTTGATATCATTGATCCAACGCCGCAAACGGTAGATGCACTAATGAAGCTCGATCTTTCTGCTGGTGTAAATGTTGAAATCAAGCTCTGAGGTTTGAGAACAGAAGGAACAAACCCGATGCGTTCAGGTGTAATAACACAGAAGTTGGGCATGACCAGTATCTATAATGACACTGGTGAAAGAGTGCCCGTAACAGTGCTTCGTTTAGAGAATTGTCAGGTTATTGCTCAGCGTACAGTTGAAAAGAATGGTTATACTGCTGTTCAATTAGGTGTAGGGCTTGCAAAATTTGAAAAAACCTCAAAAGCTCTTCGTGGGCACTTTTCTAAGGCTTTAGTTGAACCTAAGGCTAAAATAGTGGAATTCCGTGTTAGTTCCGATAATCTTCTTGATGTCGGTACTGAGATTACGGTAGAGCATTTTGTTCCTGGGCAAAGAGTCGATGTAACAGGAACGAGTATAGGTAAGGGTTTTGCCGGCGTTATGAAACGGCATAATTTTGGTGGGCATCGTGCTTCACATGGTAATTCAATTACACATCGTGCTCATGGTTCGACAGGTCAGTGTCAGGATCCAGGTAAGGTGTTTAAAGGTAAAAAAATGGCTGGCCATATGGGGCAGGTGCGTGTAACAACACAAAATGTTGAAGTTGTTTCTATAGATGTTGATCGCGGTTTAATTTTGGTGCGTGGTGCTGTTTCTGGTTCTAAGGGGGCTTGGGTTTTAGTTCGGGATGCCGTAAAAAAGCGTCTTCCTGATAATGCTCCAAGACCTGCTGGTGTTCGCAGTCCTGCTAATGTGAAAGTGAAGCCGGCGACTCCAATAGCAGAAGTCTCTGTAGCTGAGGGAGTCGAATAATGGATCTTATAATTAAAACTCTTGATGGTAAAAAAACTGGTGAACTAAGTGTTTCCGAGCATGTTTTCGGTCTTGTTCCGCGAGAAGATATTTTGCAGCGTGTTGTTCGTTGGCAGCTTGCACGTCGTCAAAAGGGAACGCATAAGGTACAGGGGCGTTCTGATATATCCCGAACTGGGGCAAAAATGTATAAGCAAAAAGGAACAGGGCGTGCTCGGCATTCATCTGCTCGTGCTCCACAGTTTCGAGGTGGTGGTAAGGCACATGGTCCAGTAATACGTAGTCATGCTCATGGCCTTCCTAAAAAAAGTCGTGCACTTGGGTTACGTTTAGCTCTGTCAGCGAAGTTTAAGGCAAATGACTTAATTGTAATTGATGAGTTTAATCTCCAAGATCCTAAAACAAAAGTACTTGCTACGAATTTTTCTAAACTTGGTTTTAATAATGCCTTATTGATTGGTGGCAAAGAGATTGATGTGAATTTCTTTCGCGCAGCATCTAATATTCCTAATATTGATGTTTTGCCTATTCAAGGAATTAATGTTTATGATATTCTACGTCGCAGCAAGCTTGTTTTATCAAAAAAAGCTGTTGAAGCCCTTGAGGAGCGTTTCAAATGACGAATCTTCGCCATTATGATGTAATTGTCAGTCCAGTTATCAGTGAAAAATCAACTATGATTTCTGAATATGATCAGGTTGTCTTTAATGTTGCATTAAAAGCGA
This window contains:
- the rpsJ gene encoding 30S ribosomal protein S10; protein product: MNGQNIRIRLEAFDHRILDVSTQEIVSTAKRTGANVRGPIPLPTRIEKFTVNRGPHIDKKSREQFEMRTHKRLLDIIDPTPQTVDALMKLDLSAGVNVEIKL
- the rplC gene encoding 50S ribosomal protein L3, with translation MRSGVITQKLGMTSIYNDTGERVPVTVLRLENCQVIAQRTVEKNGYTAVQLGVGLAKFEKTSKALRGHFSKALVEPKAKIVEFRVSSDNLLDVGTEITVEHFVPGQRVDVTGTSIGKGFAGVMKRHNFGGHRASHGNSITHRAHGSTGQCQDPGKVFKGKKMAGHMGQVRVTTQNVEVVSIDVDRGLILVRGAVSGSKGAWVLVRDAVKKRLPDNAPRPAGVRSPANVKVKPATPIAEVSVAEGVE
- the rplD gene encoding 50S ribosomal protein L4 codes for the protein MDLIIKTLDGKKTGELSVSEHVFGLVPREDILQRVVRWQLARRQKGTHKVQGRSDISRTGAKMYKQKGTGRARHSSARAPQFRGGGKAHGPVIRSHAHGLPKKSRALGLRLALSAKFKANDLIVIDEFNLQDPKTKVLATNFSKLGFNNALLIGGKEIDVNFFRAASNIPNIDVLPIQGINVYDILRRSKLVLSKKAVEALEERFK